DNA from Halorarum salinum:
GGGTGACCGGCACCCAATCTCTAGAGTCAGTTGGGACTGCATACTTTTGTTCATTCAATTCGTTATTCAGAACAGGTATGCGTATAAAACAGATTCTCCTCGGATGTAATTGGCATCGATCAATATCTTTTCTTCTCTATGCCTTACTCGTTGCAGCCGCTACTCGATTGGTGAGTACCCTATTCAGTGACGAGATTTGGGCTGTATCTCCACTTAATCGACTCGACGTACCCGCTGTTGTGTTTGCATATGACGGTTTTGTTCCGTGGTTTGCGCTGCTCAGTGCAGTCGCACTTGTCGCATACGCAAATGACGGGTGGCTGATTAGCGTTGGTATCGCTGCATGTGGACTCTATGCCGCATCGATCGGTGGTAACTACTTTTTACATCCGCAATCTCAGGCACTAGTGATTCTGGGGGCAGTGATTTTCGTCGTGGATGCCGCCGTCAAGTTCGGCACGATTGGATACCTCTTTGGGAAGACAGCACGGTCTCTCAGAGCAGCGTTCCGTCGTTCGAACCGGGAACTGGCTTGACTGCTCTAGATCTGCCCGCGCGGGGGTAGCGATGGAAGTCCGTCCGCGACGACCGCCCGAACACGCACTGGGCGGGACTGAAAGGGGCCGCGGCTCTCGACGAACCCCGAACCCGTAAGCACCGCAGGCGAGCACAGCGAGCCGAGGAGCGCAGCGTGGTTCGCGGGAGCCGAGAGTCGCGGGGGCTTTCGAGGCAGTCGAAGCAACGATGGAACTGACTTCGGTGCGGGAGGGAGCGGTGGCTTTCGAGAACGTCGTAGTACCCCGAACGAAGAAACCGAAGAACCACGACCTTAAACCACGCCACGCGAATACTTCGACCCATGCCCACGTACGAGCGCCTGAAGGGGTTCCGCGACTTCTACCCCCCCGAGATGGCGGCCCGACGGGAGGTCATCGACGTCGTCGAGGACGCCGCCCGGCGGTATGGCTTCCGGGAGATCGAGACGCCGCGGCTCGAGCGGGCCGAGATGTGGACCGACAAGAGCGGCGACGACATCGTCGACGAGCTGTACGCCTTCGAGGACCACGGCGGCCGGCACGTCACCCTCGCCCCGGAGCTGACTCCCACGGTCGCGCGGATGTACGCCGCGAAGGCCCAGGAGCTCTCGAAACCCGTGAAGTGGGTTTCGACCCGACCGTTCTGGCGCTACGAGCAGGTCCAGCAGGGGCGCTTCAGGGAGTTCTACCAGACGAACGTCGACGTCTTCGGCTCCAGCGAACCCGAGGCCGACGCCGAGGTGCTCGCCGTCGCGGCCGACGCGCTCACCGGCCTGGGGCTCACGGCGGACGACTTCGAGTTCCGCGTCTCCCACCGCGACATCCTCGGGAGCCTCCTCCGCTCGTTCGACGCCGATGTGGACGTGACCGACGCCATCCGCGCGGTCGACAAGTCCGAGAAGGTCGACGAGGACGAGTACCTCGACCTGCTGTACGACGCCGGGCTGGCGTACGACCAGGCCCGCGAGTTCGACGCGCTGCTGGACGTGACCGACCCGGCGAACCTCGACGAACTCACCGACTTCGCGCCCGACGCCGAGGGGCTGGCGGACGCGGTCGAGAACCTGCAGGCGGTGCTCGCGGCGGCCGACGACTTCGGCGCCGGCGAGCACTGCGACCTCTCGCTGCGGACCGCCCGCGGGCTGGACTACTACACCGGCGCCGTCTTCGAGTGCTTCGACTCGACGGGCGAGGTGTCCCGCTCGGTGTTCGGCGGCGGGCGCTACGATGACCTCATCGAGGAGTTCGGCGGCCAGCCCACCCCAGCGGTCGGCGTCGCGCCCGGCTACGCGCCGCTGACGCTCCTGCTCGAACGCGCCGGCGTCATGCCGGACGCGGAGCTGTCGACCGACTACTACGTCCTCCGCGTCGGCGACACCCGGGACGTCGCGGCGCGGGTCGCCCGCGACCTGCGC
Protein-coding regions in this window:
- the hisS gene encoding histidine--tRNA ligase, encoding MPTYERLKGFRDFYPPEMAARREVIDVVEDAARRYGFREIETPRLERAEMWTDKSGDDIVDELYAFEDHGGRHVTLAPELTPTVARMYAAKAQELSKPVKWVSTRPFWRYEQVQQGRFREFYQTNVDVFGSSEPEADAEVLAVAADALTGLGLTADDFEFRVSHRDILGSLLRSFDADVDVTDAIRAVDKSEKVDEDEYLDLLYDAGLAYDQAREFDALLDVTDPANLDELTDFAPDAEGLADAVENLQAVLAAADDFGAGEHCDLSLRTARGLDYYTGAVFECFDSTGEVSRSVFGGGRYDDLIEEFGGQPTPAVGVAPGYAPLTLLLERAGVMPDAELSTDYYVLRVGDTRDVAARVARDLRAKGHVVESDLAGRSFGAQMGYADSVNAETVVIVGEQDLADGNVTVKDMRSGDQTTAPVDEFPGERDRPTYDDFA